Proteins from a single region of Juglans microcarpa x Juglans regia isolate MS1-56 chromosome 5S, Jm3101_v1.0, whole genome shotgun sequence:
- the LOC121267732 gene encoding protein TRANSPORT INHIBITOR RESPONSE 1-like yields the protein MDPERKKVVEHVAVSTFPDEVLERVLVQLKSHKDRSSVSLVCHSWYDAERFSRTHVFIANCYSVTPEIVSRRFPNIRSVSLKGKPRFSDFNLVPPNWGANIRSWLVMFAAKYPFLEELRLKRMTVTDESLEFLALSFPNFKALSLLSCDGFSTDGLAAIATHCKNLAELDIQENDLNDKSGSWLSCFPENFSSLEVLNFANLSNDVNFEALERLVSRCKSLKVLKVNRNITLEQLPRLLIRAPLLTELGTGSFLQEHPACQYSELENAFNKCMNLNTLSGLSEVTALSLPALYPACANLTFMNLSCAALQSGELAKLLVHCPCLRRLWVLDTVEDKGLEAVGSNCPLLEELRVFPTDPFDEDTFHGVTESGFIAVSYGCRRLSYVLYFCRQMTNAAVATIVQNCPDFTHFRLCIMNPWQPDYQTNEPMDEAFCAVVKSCTKLQRLAVSGLLTDLTFEYIGKYAKNLETLSVAFAGSSDWGMQCVLGGCPKLRKLEIRDCPFGNAALLSGLDKYESMRSLWMSDCKVTMNGCRVLAKEMPRLNVEVIKVDGSNESQADKVYVYRSVAGPRTDAPPFVLTL from the exons ATGGATCCTGAGAGGAAGAAGGTTGTGGAACACGTGGCGGTCTCGACCTTCCCGGACGAGGTTCTGGAACGAGTCCTGGTTCAGTTGAAGTCCCACAAAGACCGGAGCTCCGTCTCTTTGGTCTGCCACAGCTGGTACGACGCAGAGCGGTTTTCACGGACCCACGTGTTCATCGCTAATTGCTACTCGGTGACGCCGGAGATCGTGTCCCGGCGGTTCCCGAACATCCGGAGCGTGAGTTTAAAGGGGAAGCCCCGGTTCTCGGACTTCAATCTGGTTCCTCCGAACTGGGGCGCCAATATTCGGTCTTGGCTGGTGATGTTTGCGGCTAAGTACCCGTTTCTGGAGGAGCTGAGGCTCAAGAGGATGACCGTTACCGATGAGAGCTTGGAGTTTCTGGCTCTTTCTTTTCCCAATTTCAAGGCTCTTTCGCTTTTGAGCTGTGATGGCTTCAGTACTGATGGGCTCGCAGCCATTGCCACTCACTGCAA GAATTTAGCCGAACTGGACATACAGGAGAATGACCTCAACGATAAAAGTGGCAGTTGGTTGAGTTGCTTCCCTGAAAACTTCTCCTCATTGGAAGTACTAAACTTTGCCAATTTGAGTAATGACGTTAATTTTGAAGCCCTTGAGAGACTAGTTAGTAGGTGCAAATCGTTGAAGGTTTTGAAGGTCAATAGAAATATAACCTTGGAACAATTGCCAAGGCTGCTTATTCGTGCACCTCTATTAACAGAACTTGGTACAGGCTCATTTTTGCAAGAGCATCCAGCCTGTCAATACTCTGAGCTTGAAAATGCCTTCAACAAATGCATGAATCTAAACACCCTCTCTGGTTTGTCAGAAGTTACAGCCTTGTCTCTCCCAGCTCTATACCCTGCCTGTGCAAATTTGACTTTCATGAATTTGAGCTGCGCTGCTTTGCAAAGTGGTGAACTTGCTAAACTTCTTGTTCATTGCCCATGTCTTCGGCGCCTCTGG GTCCTGGACACAGTCGAAGACAAAGGTTTGGAGGCTGTTGGATCCAACTGTCCTCTGCTTGAGGAACTTCGTGTCTTCCCTACTGATCCATTTGACGAGGATACTTTCCATGGAGTGACTGAATCTGGGTTCATTGCTGTCTCGTATGGCTGCAGGAGACTCAGCTATGTTCTCTACTTTTGCCGCCAGATGACTAACGCTGCTGTAGCAACCATTGTGCAGAACTGCCCTGATTTCACTCACTTCAGGCTTTGCATAATGAATCCATGGCAGCCAGATTACCAGACAAATGAGCCCATGGATGAGGCTTTCTGTGCGGTGGTGAAATCTTGCACTAAGCTTCAGAGGCTTGCAGTTTCAGGCTTATTGACTGACCTGACTTTTGAGTACATTGGGAAATATGCCAAGAACTTGGAAACCCTGTCAGTTGCTTTTGCCGGCAGCAGTGATTGGGGTATGCAGTGTGTATTGGGAGGTTGTCCAAAACTGAGGAAACTTGAAATAAGGGACTGCCCATTTGGGAATGCAGCACTGCTATCGGGTTTGGATAAATATGAATCCATGAGATCACTATGGATGTCTGACTGCAAAGTAACAATGAATGGGTGTCGAGTGTTGGCAAAAGAGATGCCCAGGTTGAATGTGGAGGTGATAAAGGTTGATGGGAGTAATGAGAGTCAAGCTGATAAAGTTTATGTTTATCGTTCTGTTGCAGGACCAAGAACGGATGCCCCACCTTTTGTGCTCACCCTCTGA